A single window of Bacteroidota bacterium DNA harbors:
- a CDS encoding SpoIIE family protein phosphatase: MLINYFHRYWRKFVRAGLSKVETPHDRKSLLFINRMSVINVLLMIGFSITAPLFDLPDVLYFTLPFMAAFGLPPYFNKLGYLNFSRYYFAIIPVVFLAGVCIQNSAELGDKYLLLTSAAIPIILFKEKKSIYILFGLNILTFFFITWYQSAFEPLVQIPAYLKTIYSTFSLLIVFFVIFFIILNFKTSSEEYEEELEEKNRIISQKNSEVHDSITYAKRLQEAIMPPVEEIYNSVDESFILYKPKDIVAGDFYFADKQGDYFFVAAADCTGHGVPGAMVSVVCSNALNRAVNELKLVKPGEILDKVRELVVETFQKSHHDVKDGMDISLCVINQKTYEIAWAGANNPLWYLNENEDELKEVTATKQPVGKSEDYKSFTTHVFNLAKGAMLYLFTDGYADQFGGPKGKKFKYKQLADLIIANRKLPMREQCKILENAFTNWKGNLDQIDDVCIIGLKL; encoded by the coding sequence ATGCTGATAAATTACTTTCATAGATATTGGAGAAAATTTGTACGCGCGGGACTCAGTAAAGTTGAAACCCCTCACGACAGAAAAAGTTTGCTCTTTATCAATCGCATGAGTGTAATTAATGTGTTGTTGATGATAGGATTTTCAATTACCGCACCACTCTTCGATTTGCCGGATGTATTATATTTTACTTTGCCATTCATGGCCGCCTTTGGGCTACCACCATATTTTAATAAACTCGGTTATTTAAATTTCAGCAGGTATTATTTCGCGATAATACCTGTTGTGTTTTTGGCTGGTGTGTGCATTCAAAACAGCGCGGAGTTAGGCGATAAATATTTATTGTTAACTTCTGCGGCCATTCCCATCATCTTATTTAAAGAAAAGAAAAGCATTTATATTTTATTTGGTTTAAACATCTTAACCTTTTTCTTTATTACCTGGTATCAATCCGCCTTTGAGCCATTGGTTCAAATACCGGCCTATTTAAAAACCATTTATTCCACTTTCTCTTTATTAATTGTATTCTTTGTGATTTTCTTCATCATACTGAATTTTAAAACCAGCAGTGAAGAATATGAAGAAGAGCTGGAAGAAAAAAACAGAATCATCTCACAAAAAAATTCGGAGGTGCATGATAGTATAACGTATGCCAAACGTTTACAGGAAGCCATTATGCCACCGGTGGAAGAAATTTACAACTCAGTAGATGAAAGTTTTATTTTATACAAACCAAAAGATATAGTAGCCGGTGATTTTTATTTTGCCGACAAACAGGGCGATTACTTTTTTGTAGCCGCCGCCGATTGCACCGGACATGGTGTACCGGGAGCGATGGTGAGCGTAGTTTGCAGCAATGCGTTGAATAGAGCGGTGAATGAATTGAAATTAGTTAAGCCCGGTGAGATTTTAGATAAAGTAAGAGAATTGGTAGTAGAAACATTTCAGAAAAGTCATCACGATGTAAAGGATGGCATGGATATTTCGCTGTGCGTGATTAATCAGAAGACCTATGAGATTGCGTGGGCGGGAGCGAATAATCCTTTGTGGTATTTAAATGAAAACGAGGACGAATTAAAAGAAGTAACGGCAACCAAACAACCGGTTGGAAAAAGCGAAGATTACAAATCATTCACCACACACGTATTTAATTTAGCAAAAGGCGCCATGTTGTACTTGTTTACCGACGGTTATGCCGATCAGTTTGGCGGACCCAAAGGAAAAAAATTCAAATACAAGCAACTTGCCGATTTGATTATTGCCAATCGCAAATTACCGATGCGTGAACAATGCAAAATTTTAGAAAACGCCTTTACCAATTGGAAAGGCAATCTCGATCAGATTGACGACGTTTGCATAATCGGGTTGAAGTTATAG
- a CDS encoding ORF6N domain-containing protein — protein MADDAILNKIYIIRNTKVMLDKDLAALYNVDTRDLNKAVKRNLRRFPEDFMFQLNNQEFKNLMFQIGTSSWGGTRHLPYAFTEQGVAMLSGILNSERAISVNIQIMRIFARVRQMLSDNTELRLEIEQIKKKLNNHDKNIEVVFRYLDELLEKKEEHSTKNKIGFNS, from the coding sequence ATGGCTGATGATGCTATCTTAAACAAAATTTATATAATCAGAAACACAAAGGTTATGTTAGATAAAGACCTTGCTGCACTATATAACGTAGACACTCGGGATTTAAACAAAGCCGTTAAGAGAAATCTTCGAAGATTTCCGGAGGATTTTATGTTTCAACTTAATAATCAAGAATTTAAAAACTTGATGTTCCAAATTGGAACATCAAGTTGGGGCGGAACAAGACATTTGCCATATGCCTTTACAGAACAAGGCGTAGCCATGCTTTCCGGAATTCTAAATAGCGAAAGAGCCATCTCAGTGAACATACAAATCATGAGAATATTTGCGCGGGTAAGACAAATGTTAAGTGATAATACAGAATTACGTTTAGAGATTGAACAAATAAAAAAGAAGTTAAACAACCACGATAAAAATATAGAAGTTGTGTTTAGATATCTGGATGAACTCCTTGAGAAAAAAGAAGAACATTCCACAAAAAATAAAATCGGATTTAATTCATGA